cgtggccactccgatgcttaggTCAGCATGttgaagatgagagaaaatGGCGATATATGTGCGAATATATGTGAGTGTCAATGCTCAGGATTTTTCCCCTCTATTTAAATGAGAAATATaggtgctatttataggaggaaaTATCGTGATTACTTCGACTTGCGTGTACACCTACCACTCATAGCCTTTGATGTTGACTTCCTGTCAAGCCACCCTACCTCTGATAGCTTCTCTGACACGCCAAACCCCTGTAGTTCTGACAGATAAGACTGCTCATACCGATACACTTCGAGTATGGTGCGCTTCTCGAGGTAGCCCGAGTAGAAAGTTCCTGGGAGCTtgcatgagagcccgggctatGATGATGGCCCGGGAAGAAATGGAATGCCCGGGAAGCTGGCTATGATCTGGGCTTCCCAATTAATAAACCGGGTTAAAGACGACCCGAatccttatgggggtatcactATTTAAGGAGAATGCCCATTTTATAATGTAAATTATATTGTATTATTAAATTTGAGTATCTTATACTAACAAAATTTAAAGGCAATGgtctgatttttttatttaatatcaaatataccatttatttttattttagatttgatattgaaGATAAATTtttatcaacatataaaactaTTTGAATCTTATGTAAACGTTATTCTAGATTAAATGATCATATTACCCATCTTATAAAAATTTGAGCTAGGTCacttatattataattattttatatttaccAAATACACATTGTGGTTGCTCATccactaataataataaaaaataataatttagagtaggtctcttgtgagacggtctcataaatctttatctgtgagactgggtcaaccctaccgatattcacaataaaaagtaatactcttagcataaaaagcaatattttttcatgtatgatccaaataagagatctgtctcacaaaatatgacccgtgagatcgtctcacacaagtttttgccaaaaaattAAACTAGCATATATAAATCATCATTTTTAGTTGAAAAAAAGTGTTTATTACAACTGTATGTCTAATGTTTCATCACAAACTCGAGAGATTGGTGTCAGATGAGTCGTGGATTATATTACAATAATGTAATTTGTCGTCTATTGTTTTAGTTCGAAGATTTACTCAGATATACACATACCGTTgtcatgataataataataaaaaaaagagtATCTCGTAATGAATAAGCGGGGTTAATTTATGTAATATGTGTTATATAAGGCGACTTTATAGAGACTTTAATTAATTACGAGACTTTAATGATCAATTTAATTTCGCATATTATATTCAATTTGTCGAGTataaaagaggaaaaaaatCAAGTCTCTCTTCAAATGaaggaaagaaaaacaaaaatctATAATGGGTTTCCTCAAATTAATTTTCCCTCTTCTTCTCTTATCCGTATTCTCTAAGCagaaatttgtgtgagacggtttcataggtcatattttatgaaacatatctcttaattatgtcatttatgaaaaaatattattttttatgctaagaatattacttttattgtgaatatcggtaggattgacccttctcaaagataaaaattcgtgagactgtctcacaagagatttaCTCTATTCCCTATGGTTGCTTCTTCCAAATCAGGTGAGTACAAATTCAAAATTGACCAAATTTAGATTGCTCTTACAAATATTTTTTCTAGATTGTGTTAATAATTTACTGTTGAtttgtatatattaatttaatcatAATTTTTTGTAGATAGAGTACGTGTGGATTGAAATTAGGGATGTCATTTTTCCTGTGGATTTCGGACCTCGCCGAGAAAAACTCGAAACAAAGGACAAGGATTCTTGAGTGTTTCGAGTTcaagaattttttaaaatctgCGAAATAGTTTGGGACAGATATGGGGATACTATCTCTATCCTCAAACTCGTCAcgaaaataatattattgttattattattaatattaataatatattttttgaaaatacgcCATACTAATATTTTTGAATCGCGGATGGGTGTGAAGACGATGATTTGATATCCTTGGGTTCGGCTTCGGGGATTTCTCAAACCCGAAAATGCGGAGATGAGGATGTGAATAAATCTGGAGATGAGGATGAAAATGGCAAATCTGCCCGATCTGCCCTATTACCATCCctaattgaaattgaattaattcTTTACTTGTTTGATGATTTGTAAGAAGTTTTAGAAAATGTTGGGTCCATCTAAACTTATTTCTATTTCAAATACCATAATATCCCAATAATATACCATACTAAAATTTGATAACACACATTACAAAGTATATttccaaatattttcaaaatatcatgTTTCCGGTCATTGCGAAAATTGAAAGatcttatttatatatatatatatatatatatatatatatatatatatatatatatatttcagcTCAACTATCTTCCTTTAAAGAAAACATTTGGAACGATCATTACTTTTTTCtcaccaattttttttataatatataaaagaaTCACTTCAAAATAGCATAAGCTTTCCCAAACATTCCATAAAACAACTTATGGTTGCGCTTGGATtgatagatttcaaacttaTGGATTCCAAATATATTCAAATGTAAATTTGTTGTTTAGAGAAATAATatcataaacttcaaattcAACTCTTACTTATTTATATACAATTTCATAATAACAAGGTTGAATTTCAAGTCAACTCAATAACGATATCTTTTGAAATTCGttatattttgaattaataaCGTGTACATTAGTAAGGTCTATATTTAAGATTTGAACTGTTGTTTTATGTGAACAATAAAATTAATCGAAATTTATAGATTTCAATCCGTCTTCTCAAATACACGCGATAAGATATAAGAGTTTATAAGTTATTTAAAATTGATTTCGCCAAAAACGCATATTTAAGTTGTAACGGACCCTCAAGAACCGAAAACAATTGCAATTCTCgagggcaaaaacttgtgtgagacggtcttactgGATTGtattttttgtgagacagatctttatTTAAgtcattcgtgagaccgtctcacaagagatataCTCATTCTCGtgaaataattattattcaaataaaaatataattaaataatgaagTTTAAAATACCCGACATATGACAGGGGCGTGCATTTCCAATTCGGATCCTTTCCTCCTACTCTACGACGGAGCCCCCAAAGCTACCCCAAGCACCATATATACTTACACGTATACTTACCTCCACTCCCCCACCTATTTCTCCGCCTCGATCTGCAAATATGCAAAGCGCGGCCGTTGCATTCTCCTCCCATTCACTCTCTCTCTCCGCCAATCCTGGTAAGCTCGCCGCCGCCCGCAGGTTCAATGCTCGCTCTTTTTTGCGGCACTCGGAATGGCCACATTTCGGGAATGTCACCTTAACGGTCTTTTCCTCTTCATCATCCACGCCGATTTCCTGCTCGATGAGGCGAAGCGGCTGGATTTCCAGCTCGAATCCGGCGCCGAAGTCCGATTTGGTTCCACTTCGGGCCACCGCGGAAGGCGCGGACGCTGCTGAGGTGCCGCAATCGAAGAGTGTGTCGGATACTTTGGTGCTCGGAACGCTGTTCGGGCTATGGTACCTGTTTAACATATACttcaatatctacaacaagCAGGTGGCTATTTCCTTCTATTTTTTGTGCTCTTTCTTGCATCGGACTGCGATATATTGCCATTTGTTGTTATGTCAGATGTGAAGTCGTGTTGCTTTGGCATTTGCTTTGTTGATTATTTGTATGTAGAGATTCTGTCCAGTGATTATGATTCCTGGAAGCAAATTGATAAGCCACCAGGCCAGACACGAATATGCTTGTATCGTGCATAATCGCTATGCTGGATCCGTGATCTGTTTGACGAAATGAAAATGAAAGCATAATATGTAAAAGCTGTTTTTCCATTGCAAATCCTTTCAAGCAAAATAATGTCCAAAAAATGAATACTGTATAAAGTGATTATACTGATTTCTTAAATGGAATTCACGAATCAATATGACCTGTGAAtcaaaagaaaaggaaatgGAACCTGTAAGTTGGGCAGACTTACGGAAATGAAATATGAAAAAGTAATCTTACTTTCGACTGTAAGTCCATGCCGCCTTAAAGTTTGCTTTTGATACTTTACTAAAGAAACATCGGAGAGTTTGCAAATCCATTTATATGGATCCAATTGATGATTTTTATTCGTTGTGtggaatttaagttttatcaaatTCATACCTCATTTCttgataatttaatatttaaattgtcAATTTAATGTGAACAAAAAActaattaataaaaatgataACGATGCTGAAAGGTGTGTTGCATAAAGACCATTTAGTATTGAACTTTGATGATGTTGTTTGTATGTTATAGGTTCTCAAAGTTTATCCATATCCAGTAACAGTCTCTCTAGTTCAATTTGCTGTCGGGGCTGTTATTGTTTTTTTGATGTGGACCTTGAATATCTACAAGCGGCCTGCAATCAGTGGTTCCCAGGTACTTGGGTGACATTCAGGAactttttttcaatattttttcattgaagTTTAGTAATTGTGATCATGAATCTAAGACTGTATCCACAACTGTCAGCTTGCTGCAATTCTTCCATTGGCAGTCGTTCACACTTTAGGAAATCTATTCACCAATATGAGTCTAGGAAAAGTAGCTGTTTCATTCACTCACACAATTAAAGCAATGGAGCCATTCTTCTCAGTTGTCCTTTCTGCGATGTTCTTGGGAGAGGTATGTGATTTATTTGCTTTTAAAATATTCTGTTTTGGTTGACTTGTACTGTATCTCTACATAGACCTTCCAAAACCGacatgaaaataattatttgttgAAACAAGCTCACTCATCCAGTTTTAGACTGAATTGGTATGATTGATCGTATACACCTTTACAACTAATACTCAATGCTTGTGTCTAGAAGAACTGTCCTTTTCCATAGATCGTTCCATAGCTTCTAGACTTGAGAGATGCCCTAGTATCTTATTATGATAGAAAAACACATGTTCCAAATTTTGCTTCACGTAACCTTCAAGTTCTACCTGGTTTATCTAGTttggaaaaataaatatatctaAATTTTGCTTCTTGTAATATGATTTTTTCACTTCTGTTCTTTGGCAGTTTCCCACAATATGGGTTGTTTTCTCTCTTTTACCAATTGTTGGTGGAGTTGGTTTGGCATCAATGACTGAGGCCTCTTTTAATTGGTATAGAACTATGATATGATGTCAATTAATTTCTGTAATCACTTTGTAGGGTatcgaatttttatttttaaaatttacttaTGGAATTTTCACTACTATTGTTTTTGAAGGGCTGGTTTTTGGAGTGCAATGGCCTCAAATTTGACGAATCAGTCTCGCAATGTCCTTAGCAAGAAGTTTATGGTCAAGAAAGAGGTATAGTACAAACTCTTTTTTATTTTGTGAGTCCAGGAGAATGCAATGTTGTCAATATCGCAGGTAGTCCAATTGAGTTTGATAAAGTCTTCACTGGTTTCAATCATTTTCTTGAACAGGGGTCATAACAAaatcacttgtttaaaaatcaATGAAGAAAACTGGAGAAATTCTCATTCTTATCGAATATGTGGAAATGATGCTTTAGCTTTAATTTCTCTCGATGCAGGAGTCCTTGGACAACATTACTTTATTTGCAGTTATCACTATTATGTCCTTTGTCATTATGATACCAACTGCTATTTTCATGGAAGGAATCAAGTTTACTCcttcatatatacatgctgctgTAAGTAATTTTAATAGGaaactttaaatttatttttaatttgtttgaTTCTGGCATTTCCTGAAGTTTTTCCTTCCGTTGATCTTTTTTCCTATAGCTTGAATATTGGagtctttttaattttttccttcaTTTGGTCTGTTGCCAGGGGTTGAATGTCAAACAAATTTGCATTAGGTCCCTTCTGGCTGCTCTATCTTTCCATGCATATCAGCAGGTAGGCGCTGAAtttttttcttataatgtgtATACAAGATAGATACCTGCGACCGTTTTTAACGATACTAAGCCCTCACCAAATTTGATGGACACAATCTCATGTGGTGTTGTACTCTGCCCAAGTGCAATCCAACGTTTATATTTAATAGTTTTGGCAGAAGTACCGGAGGAAATCTAggcaataaaattttcaattgaAGCAACTTTAGCATGATCTGCTAAGAAATACACACCGAAATTTGTTTTCATCATTTGCAGAggtttattttttgtatttgcttCCTGCGTGATTGCTTAATGATTTGCTTATCCAATGATTTTTCTCTTTTTGCTTGTGGAGATTCTTGTGAAGTCTGTATGGGTCACTCAGGTTTCATTTGATAGACCGACTACAATAAAATCAGATATAATTCATTTCGAGTCCATTTATTTGGTGCGCTGCAATCCGTGAGGAAGAACCTATATTATGCAAAGAGATGCAACAAAGAAAATGCAGTGGCGTTTGGTTGAGCTTTCGATGTAACTTAACGAAAGAGTTTTCTTTGAGATAATGTTTGGATATAAAATTCGGAAATATAATGTAATACGACGAAGAAAAAAGAGATGCAATGTAATGATCATAATAAGGaggtaaaataataaaattatttgttaAAAGGTCtaaggaaaataaaaagaatagtTGTGTAAATATTATGTTTTGAGTAGTTGATTTGAAATATGAAATGATATGTAGTAAAAACTTTGAAAGAGAAGGATGCATGGCGATAAATCCAAAAAGCTCCTGCCCAAGCAAACAGAATCTGTAGAGTAGACTTCAGGAAATGATCTGATTATgcattttgttttgtttatgaATCTCGATATTTCTGGTATATCTAATTGATCGTGTCATTTGTACCAGATTTCTAGATAACCAGTCAGGAGATGTATGTTTACTGCAATCTTTTTGCAGGTTTCTTATATGATACTACAACGAGTATCTCCTGTCACTCATTCTGTGGGCAACTGCGTCAAGCGTGTCGTGGTGATTGTGTCCTCTGTTATCTTCTTTCGCACAGCAGTTTCACCTGTCAATGCCTTTGGTACGACCTATAATTCTTCTATTTCTTTGGCAATGAAATGATTGATTCTGAATTATAATAACAGAAACGGTTGACTGTCACTCCGTCTTCTCTTGGCTTTTGCAGGTACTGGAATAGCCCTTGCTGGAGTATTCCTATACTCGAGAGTGAAGCGCATCAAACCAAAGCCGAAGGAGGCTTGAAGGTCTTGTTTGTTTAAACTACACTTTGTGGCAATTTTGTGATAGGTTCGAATCGTGACGGAAATTTTTTTTAGCCGGAATTTTTTTACTGGGTTTCTTAAGCTCTTCTGTCTTTGGTCTTTCCTTCCATGTATTGGCTTGATTTTACTGGATAACTTAGTTCTTTAATCGATTTCTGTAGCACTGCAAGTTATAAATGTGGCTTTGGTATTATGTTGTTGCCCTGAATAATATTTTTCCTTGTCTAGATCCAACAGTTTGATTTAGCGTATTtggtaaaataatatatatttaattattttaatgatgTGTgagataaatataaatttttaaaaataaaatgtgataccccatggatgggcccattacccttggcccatccctagctcaaaaggaagacaagcccatcaagggcccatgtattctcctataaataccaggtttgagtgttcagttattggattcactatattgttttcagcagcgcccttagctgctccccccatatatcctcagtctctgacttgagcgtcggaggggctacgccaggatactctcctggccccctcctaacggtcttatttgtgatttcaggcccagggtaattttgaagcccgtgtctggattagtgacgcttgcgtggatcggaccctaaatctcccgtgagtatcacttggcgccgtctgtgggaacacttgagttgagacgtagagatggtaggcaagAAAGGAAGTAGAAGAGTTACCTCGGCATCATtgcgtcctcagaggggacccgaacaatcTCATGCTGAGACAAGACAAGAACAACCGCATCTTGAGACGAGacatgaacaacctcgtcaagaggccagaactgagcagcccatccacgagacgagggtcgagcaaacccatcccaatgagaatgtgggaaacttgaccctggaacagctgagccaatttatcactcgaacagtggatgaggccatgaagaggaatcaagagtctatgtttgcagaagagcaggccgctcgccaggagcgagaggagAATGTGAAGGGCAGTCGGAGTAGGGTGGAGGAGACGCGACCCCTCCCAAGTGAGGAGAATCCGGAGatgtatgagatgatgaggtgagagtttgatttttcctgctaaggcccggcttagcagaggagttaaagggtggaggtgttgattctattttcctgctaaggcccggcttagcagaggagttaggagatgatgaggtgagagtttgatttttcctgctaaggcccgacttagcagaggagttagatggtggagatgttgattttattttcctgctaaggcatcgcctagcagaggagttagagggtggaggtgttgattttattttcctgctaaggcccggcccggcttagcagaggagttaaagggtggaggtgttgattctattttcctgctaaggcccggcttagcagaggagttaggagatgatgaggtgagagtttgatttttcctgctaaggcccgacttagcagaggagttagatggtggagatgttgattttattttcctgctaaggcatcgcctagcagaggagttagagggtggaggtgttgattttattttcctgctaaggcccggcttagcagaggagttaggagatgatgaggtgagagtttgatttttcctgctaaggcccggcttagcagaggagttagagggtggaggtgttgactttattttcctgctaaggcatcgcctagcagaggagttagagggtggaggtgttgattttattttcctgctaaggcccggcttagcagaggagttatgagatgatgaggtgagagtttgatttttcctgctaaggcccggcttagcagaggagttagagggtggaggtgttgactttattttcctgctaaggcatcgcctagcagaggagttagagggtggaggtgttgattttattttcctgctaaggcccggcttagcagaggagttatgagatgatgaggtgagagtttgatttttcctgctaaggcccggcttagcagaggagttagagggtggaggtgttgactttattttcctgctaaggcatcgcctagcagaggagttagaggatggaggtgttgattttattttcctgctaaggcccggcttagctggcttagcagaggagttagaggatggaggtgttgattttattttcctgctaaggtatcacctagcagaggaattagatggaggagttgaattttattttcctgctagggcccggcctagcagaggagttagagggtggaggtgttgaatttaaattttcctgctaaggtatcacctagcagaggagttgaattttattttcctgctaagacccggcttagcagagaagctagagggtgggggtagtgaatttttattttcctgctaaggcatcacctagcagaggagcggagtttgagaggagaaaaatgttattttcctgctaaggcatcgcctagcagaggagaagagtggatgaggagaattaaatttatttttcctgctaaggtgtcacctagcagaggagttagagggtggagatgttgagtttttattttcctgctaagacatcgcctagcagaggagcaaagtttgggaagagaaaaatttatttggttagtcgataacaaaagatgtttacggggatcgacctgcccggtcaggtcgcggggatcgacctgcccggtcaggtcgtgggggtgtgggggcaacgcccccataattttttcagaaatcacacaaccattcgcaagggaatatatcaaaattctcAACGTACTGGACGAGCGCTCGATGCGTTGGGCGAGCGTGAAGAGGCGAGCGAGTGGCAGGCGTGCTGGGGGCGCCGGGCGAGAGCTTGGCTGGGCGAGCAGGCATGCTGGGGGCGCCGGGCGAGAGCttggctgggcgagcgtggcgctcgaCGAGGGCGAGTGCTTGGCTAGGCGAGCGTGGGCGCTCGGCTGGGCGAGCTTAGGCGAGGGGGCGAGGTGGCGAGGGCGAAGCTTGGGCGAGGTGCCTGGGCGAGCGAGGGGCTCGGATGGGCGCTCGGCAGGAGACGAGGGGCAGGGGGCTCGGCTGGGCGAGCTCGGCAGGGCGAGCGGGAGGATGGCGAAGCGCGGCGCACGGGGCTGGGCGCTTGGATGCGTGGGGCTGGGCGAGCTTGAATGGGGTTTTGGCGAGGGTAGCGAGGCGAGGACTCGGGCATGGGGGGGGAGAGCtggtgaaagaattgaagagaAAACTATAACAAGATTGcgatatgatttaatttgtttccaaatcttTGGAGACTGACAAACGACCGGAAGAAAATACACAACACGTACCCGGTGACCCGAGGACAACACatctaatcgaactttgaacctacgattcagttcgactcgggaggggagactggtgataccccatggatgggcccattacccttggcccatccctagctcaaaaggaagacaagcccatcaagggcccatgtattctcctataaataccaggtttgagtgttcagttattggattcactatattgttttcagcagcgcccttagctgctccccccatatatcctcagtctctgacttgagcgtcggaggggctacgccaggatactctcctggccccctcctaacggtcttatttgtgatttcaggcccagggtaattttgaagcccgtgtctggattagtgacgcttgcgtggatcggaccctaaatctCCCGTGAGTATCAAAATGTATTAcgttaaatttaaatatatatttaacaataaattatttgttgatATGATGCGACGGTGAATCGAaagtaataataaataaatacagTGGAAGATATAAAAATCAcacgaaaaaatatttttaatacatGTTCGTGATTTTATcggggaaaaatatttttgaaaagtacTAAATATTACTTattggtaaaaatttgtgtaagacgatctcacggatcgtattttgtaaaacatatatcttatttgagccatccgtaaaaaaatattatgttttatgttaaaaatattaatttttatcgtgaatatctatagcgttgatccgtctcacatataaagattcacaAGACCATCTCATAAAAGACTTACTCTTAcctattttattctattttaaaAAGGTACATTTTAATTGTGAGACGTCTTTCACCGAAGCACAACAGGAATAGAATAATTCTGTGAGACTTTATTCTACATATGGATCAAGCTCACGCACAAAGATccgaaatttatataaaaaaaattagtggatataatataacatttttattattttaaagattttatgtacaaaatttaaaattttcacaaGTGAAGTACATCAATTTTGAAGTTTTCTACCTGACCGGTGACATGCCTTCTCGATCTAGCGATTATGATTACATGAAAATGTAGGAAAATCCTCCATACATTACATACACCAAGAATTCTGACAAAAAAGAACTTGATAACCTCGGGTTGAAACACTACAAAAACTATCACGGAAAACATCGAAACACTAAATCGAAATATCGTTAGAAAATATCACAATAACACAGACGGTTTGACCTTGAAACAACATATAACTAGCAGTTGGCCTCGAAATCTTTAAAATACGGACAGGACAATAGCCAAATTAAGGAACTCTCGGTTTGTTATCCCAGATTTCTCTGGCCTCTAGAAGTTCAGGGCAATATCGTTGTGCCAACAAATCAACACGTTCCGAAAATGGCTTGGTACCATAGTTACCGATGTGCATAACCATTTGGTTCCAACGCTTCTGACACAAGTCTCCAGATCTGTGATCAAGAAGAGTATCCCAGTCCACATCTTCCATGCAGCCTGCATCCATGAGATAAAGGTTTTTCAGCATGCGATAGTCGTCAGAGTCAGCCCACAAGCCTTCAGCCACCATAGGTGATGTCAACTGTTTATACCACTTTATGCAACAATTTGCTTGAGCTCGAGTGGATAATTTGTCGCTAATTGCTGTCCAAGAGATGTTATCCCGCAGCATCCCATGTTTCGATCTTTTCTCTTCAGTGAGTTTCTGTTGCAGATCGATGTTCACCAGATCAAAAAGGTCCTGATACTCTTTCTGTGTCCACTGTCCTTTATTCATGTTTTGCAGTTTTATTCTACGCCAAGTATCCTTTACATGCCATCTATGTCTGCCAAGTTCATCAGCCAATGCCTTCCACTCGTTACCAATAAGCTCCTGGTACTTCAGAATTATATCGTACTCTTCTTGAGTCCATTTTCGGCTCGCGGACCTTCGAAATAAGAGTTGAGCACGATAATAGACAGCACTATATGGCCTATAGGGTATGGCAGCTCCTATCTCTTTCCAACAACCTCTCAACTCAGGGTGCTTTCTATTATTCAAAACCATATCCAAACCATCTTTACCCAAATCATGATCCTCTATGTAACGATAAACAGCTGCTTTAACAATCTCGTTTTCCTCTGGAGTGAACCGTTTACCTCGCAGTAGGTTATCTTCATCATATATCTCCTTGGTATTGGAATCATCAGAAAGAGGGAAAACCTCAACCTGACCAGAAAAACTCACCTTCTTATTACTTTTGGAAGGCGTAGGATCATCTAAATCATTACCCACTAGTTTTGCCTTTTTATTCTTACCTTTATTTGCCTCTTCTACTTCATTACCATACGTCTTGTTCTTTTTCTTCCTTGCCTCTTCTACTTCATTACCATACGTCTTGTTCTTTTTCTTCCTTCTTTTATGTTTCTCCATATCTCCACCCTCGTTATGTTCATCCTCTACAGCCTTCTTTTTCTCTCTCTTAACCATTTTAGAAAAATCATCGTTGAGGTCCTCGGTGATCGACTCATACATTTTTTTACTCTTACTTTCATTTTCCATTGTCATATTTTCCTCCAAACCATCATAAATTATGGACTCCTCAGCTCCAACACAATTACCTTGTGACTCTATGCAATAATCATCCTTGCCATCTGTTCTTCCTCTCTTCCTTTTCTTCGCCTTAACCTTCTCAGTAACACTACCTTCAATATTATCATCAAATGTCCCACCCTGTTCTCGGTCTTCATATTCTCTATCTACGTCGCCAACGTTATGGATTTCCATTGATATTTGTTTCT
This window of the Primulina tabacum isolate GXHZ01 chromosome 12, ASM2559414v2, whole genome shotgun sequence genome carries:
- the LOC142521001 gene encoding triose phosphate/phosphate translocator, non-green plastid, chloroplastic-like; the protein is MQSAAVAFSSHSLSLSANPGKLAAARRFNARSFLRHSEWPHFGNVTLTVFSSSSSTPISCSMRRSGWISSSNPAPKSDLVPLRATAEGADAAEVPQSKSVSDTLVLGTLFGLWYLFNIYFNIYNKQVLKVYPYPVTVSLVQFAVGAVIVFLMWTLNIYKRPAISGSQLAAILPLAVVHTLGNLFTNMSLGKVAVSFTHTIKAMEPFFSVVLSAMFLGEFPTIWVVFSLLPIVGGVGLASMTEASFNWAGFWSAMASNLTNQSRNVLSKKFMVKKEESLDNITLFAVITIMSFVIMIPTAIFMEGIKFTPSYIHAAGLNVKQICIRSLLAALSFHAYQQVSYMILQRVSPVTHSVGNCVKRVVVIVSSVIFFRTAVSPVNAFGTGIALAGVFLYSRVKRIKPKPKEA